In a single window of the Salmo trutta chromosome 21, fSalTru1.1, whole genome shotgun sequence genome:
- the LOC115156929 gene encoding class E basic helix-loop-helix protein 22-like, producing the protein MDSFRSGSSIRLSPSPRDRQSSMSFDQEHSQPGTMAGVQAGTLGFPSESLCVKYGEFLKHTAAAAAAAESSGGEQSQDDDSDGIGRSDMVLFPEERLMASMAKCDAGKKHKEQKVLRLNINARERRRMHDLNDALDELRSVIPYAHSPSVRKLSKIATLLLAKNYILMQAQALEEMRRLVTYLNHGPGVTAANTSGAPGLGLYDQQTGYPFSAGTPDPFHSNANLFNKHFNHKP; encoded by the coding sequence ATGGATTCTTTCAGATCGGGCTCTAGCATAagactgtctccctctcccagagATCGACAATCATCCATGAGTTTTGATCAGGAGCACTCACAACCGGGAACAATGGCCGGAGTTCAGGCGGGAACACTTGGCTTCCCATCTGAATCGTTGTGCGTAAAGTACGGGGAATTTTTAAAACACACCGCTGCCGCCGCAGCAGCCGCTGAGAGCAGTGGCGGGGAGCAGAGTCAGGATGATGACAGCGATGGCATTGGCAGGAGTGACATGGTGCTTTTTCCTGAGGAAAGGCTCATGGCATCAATGGCCAAATGTGACGCAGGTAAGAAACACAAAGAGCAGAAAGTGCTGCGGCTGAACATTAACGCccgtgagaggaggaggatgcatgACCTGAACGACGCGCTCGATGAACTGAGGTCGGTGATCCCCTACGCGCACAGCCCGTCCGTACGGAAGTTATCCAAAATAGCCACTTTGCTCCTCGCCAAAAACTACATCCTCATGCAAGCGCAGGCTCTTGAAGAGATGAGAAGACTTGTCACTTATCTTAACCATGGACCCGGCGTTACCGCGGCGAATACATCTGGTGCACCCGGATTAGGGCTCTATGACCAGCAGACAGGATACCCGTTCTCTGCTGGGACTCCAGACCCTTTCCATAGCAATGCAAATCTCTTTAATAAACACTTCAACCATAAACCTTGA